One region of Limnospira fusiformis SAG 85.79 genomic DNA includes:
- a CDS encoding class I SAM-dependent methyltransferase, with amino-acid sequence MTEYNVYSDTYTKHLQKLKNVLASDKAYEQAIGGNFLAVGQLELGLLRQQGLKPGQMVIDVGCGSGRLAGPLAGIPDIRYLGIDLVQDLLDYARKICNRNDWQFVKVKSLSIPASDQVADFVVFFSVLTHLRHEDSYKYLAEANRVLKPGGCIIISFLEFRIPSHWSVFEEMLKNPDPHKHIDQFIDRDAIRAWTQHLGLNIDAIHDGDKPHIPLLSTITWDDGRSQTSLGNLGQSVAILRKPLNQNL; translated from the coding sequence ATGACTGAATATAATGTATATAGTGACACATATACTAAACACCTCCAAAAACTCAAGAATGTTTTGGCTAGTGACAAAGCATACGAGCAAGCTATTGGCGGAAACTTTCTAGCTGTAGGTCAACTGGAACTAGGTTTACTTAGACAACAGGGACTCAAACCAGGTCAAATGGTGATTGATGTAGGGTGTGGAAGTGGGCGTTTGGCTGGTCCTTTGGCGGGTATTCCTGACATTCGCTACTTAGGTATCGATTTAGTTCAGGATTTATTGGACTATGCACGTAAAATTTGCAATCGGAATGATTGGCAGTTTGTGAAGGTCAAGAGTCTGAGTATTCCAGCATCAGATCAAGTGGCTGACTTTGTGGTATTTTTTTCGGTGCTTACCCATTTAAGACATGAGGATAGCTATAAATATTTAGCTGAAGCTAATCGAGTGCTTAAACCCGGAGGATGTATTATCATCAGTTTTCTGGAGTTTAGAATTCCATCACACTGGTCTGTATTCGAGGAAATGCTTAAAAATCCAGACCCCCACAAACATATTGACCAATTCATAGATCGCGATGCAATTCGTGCCTGGACTCAACATCTGGGACTCAATATTGATGCTATCCATGATGGGGATAAACCCCATATCCCCTTGTTGTCAACAATTACTTGGGATGATGGCCGATCGCAAACAAGCCTAGGTAACTTGGGACAATCGGTAGCTATTCTCAGAAAACCCCTAAACCAAAACCTATAG
- the recG gene encoding ATP-dependent DNA helicase RecG gives MAIYEPDWSRLQKALSVEAERGFNNIQGKEYRFHEFLQISIDKLIEIIPLEAHDLGRKLVGDFAIYSQLITEDRQHLIAETRNFLLQAERLLEAQKKLAPNQPPEPSPPPRSRSITQEVTPPKSPQLDQGLKELVGPRNSDLLARLGIYTIYDLLYYYPRDHIDYARQVPIKELAPGETVTIVAQVKRCNCFSSPKNRQLTILELMVKDATGQLKISRFFAGNRYSNKGWQHKQKYNYPPGAIIAASGLVKKNKYGITLDNPELEVLDRVDSRAASMKIGRVLPVYPLSDGIGADLLRKAVLAALPAANKLPESLPPKLLEKYQLIEISDAITNIHFPPNRDWLASARRRLVFDEFFYLQIGLLQRRQVSKTNEKSAALLPQGELIQQFYKILPFELTKAQKRVIGEILTDLNSEEPMNRLIQGDVGAGKTVVAVVAMLAAIQAGYQTALMAPTEVLAEQHYQKLVGWLNLMHLPVELLTGSTKAAKRRQIHAQLQTGELPVLVGTHALIQDQVNFHKLGLVVIDEQHRFGVHQRAKLQQKGESPHVLTMTATPIPRTLSLTLHGDLDVSQLDELPPGRQPIQTTMLSGRKRQEAYDLISREVAQGRQVYVVLPLVEESEKLDVRSAVEEHQKLQTKIFPELAIALLHGRMSSQEKEAAIAKFRDGETHILVSTTVVEVGVDVPNATVMLIENAERFGLSQLHQLRGRVGRGAHKSYCLLMSGSSSPEAKQRLQVLEQSQDGFFIAEMDMQLRGPGQVLGTRQSGLPDFALASLVEDREVLELAREAAQKVIEKDYTLQRWPAMAAEWNRRYQKMMGGSILT, from the coding sequence ATGGCAATCTATGAACCCGATTGGTCTCGTCTCCAAAAAGCCCTATCTGTAGAAGCAGAACGTGGGTTTAATAACATTCAGGGCAAAGAGTATAGATTTCATGAATTTTTACAAATCAGCATTGATAAACTCATCGAAATTATCCCCCTAGAAGCTCATGATTTGGGGCGGAAATTGGTGGGAGATTTTGCTATATATTCCCAACTTATCACCGAAGATAGACAGCATTTGATCGCCGAAACTCGCAACTTTTTACTCCAAGCCGAGCGTCTGTTAGAAGCTCAGAAAAAACTCGCCCCAAATCAGCCCCCAGAGCCATCCCCTCCCCCTCGCAGTCGCAGCATTACCCAGGAAGTTACCCCGCCAAAATCTCCCCAATTAGACCAGGGTTTAAAAGAACTGGTCGGGCCTAGAAATAGCGACCTTTTAGCCAGGCTGGGAATTTATACCATTTATGATTTACTCTATTATTATCCCCGCGACCATATTGATTACGCGCGCCAAGTCCCCATCAAAGAATTAGCACCTGGGGAAACTGTTACCATTGTCGCACAGGTGAAGCGGTGTAATTGTTTTAGTAGCCCCAAAAATCGCCAACTCACTATTTTAGAATTAATGGTGAAAGACGCAACCGGACAACTCAAAATTAGTCGTTTTTTTGCCGGAAATCGCTATAGCAATAAAGGCTGGCAACATAAACAAAAATATAACTATCCTCCGGGAGCCATTATCGCGGCTTCTGGGTTGGTGAAAAAAAATAAATATGGCATTACCCTAGATAACCCGGAATTGGAAGTCTTAGACCGGGTTGATAGTCGTGCGGCTTCCATGAAAATTGGGCGGGTTTTACCGGTTTATCCGTTGTCGGATGGCATTGGGGCGGATTTGCTCAGGAAGGCGGTTTTGGCGGCATTACCAGCAGCTAATAAACTCCCGGAATCATTACCTCCCAAATTGCTGGAAAAATATCAGTTAATTGAAATCTCGGATGCTATCACTAATATTCACTTCCCCCCCAACCGCGACTGGTTAGCCTCGGCTAGACGACGCTTAGTATTTGATGAATTTTTCTATTTGCAAATCGGCTTATTGCAGCGGCGACAAGTTTCTAAAACCAACGAAAAAAGCGCGGCTCTCCTCCCCCAAGGTGAACTCATCCAACAGTTTTATAAAATCTTGCCTTTTGAATTAACCAAGGCTCAAAAACGAGTGATTGGAGAAATCTTGACGGATCTCAATTCGGAAGAACCTATGAACCGCTTAATTCAAGGAGATGTTGGGGCGGGTAAAACTGTGGTGGCTGTGGTGGCAATGTTGGCGGCAATTCAAGCAGGATATCAGACGGCTTTGATGGCTCCGACGGAGGTTTTGGCGGAACAACATTATCAAAAATTGGTGGGTTGGTTGAATTTAATGCACCTTCCGGTTGAGTTGTTGACCGGTTCGACTAAGGCTGCTAAACGTCGCCAAATTCATGCTCAATTACAAACGGGAGAATTGCCGGTTTTGGTGGGAACTCATGCGTTAATTCAAGACCAGGTGAATTTTCATAAGTTGGGGTTGGTGGTGATTGATGAACAGCATCGCTTTGGGGTGCATCAACGGGCTAAGTTACAACAAAAAGGTGAGTCACCCCATGTTTTGACCATGACCGCAACTCCTATTCCCCGCACATTATCCCTCACTTTACACGGAGATCTCGATGTGAGTCAGTTGGATGAATTACCGCCGGGAAGACAGCCAATTCAAACTACTATGTTATCTGGTCGTAAACGTCAGGAAGCCTACGATTTGATTAGCCGAGAAGTGGCACAAGGACGACAGGTTTATGTGGTTTTACCTTTGGTGGAAGAGTCGGAAAAATTGGATGTGCGATCGGCTGTTGAAGAACATCAAAAATTGCAAACTAAGATTTTCCCGGAATTGGCGATCGCTTTATTGCATGGTCGCATGAGTAGCCAGGAAAAAGAAGCGGCGATCGCTAAATTTAGGGATGGAGAAACTCATATCCTAGTATCGACAACTGTGGTGGAGGTTGGGGTTGATGTTCCTAATGCTACGGTGATGTTAATTGAAAATGCGGAAAGGTTTGGCTTGTCACAATTGCACCAACTACGGGGTCGGGTCGGTCGTGGCGCTCACAAGTCCTATTGTTTGTTAATGTCGGGGAGTTCCTCACCGGAAGCCAAGCAAAGATTACAGGTTTTGGAACAGTCCCAGGATGGCTTTTTTATTGCTGAAATGGATATGCAGTTACGGGGTCCCGGTCAGGTTTTGGGAACTCGTCAGTCGGGTTTACCTGACTTCGCTTTGGCTAGTTTGGTGGAAGATCGCGAGGTTTTGGAACTAGCCAGAGAAGCCGCACAAAAAGTCATCGAGAAAGACTACACCCTCCAACGTTGGCCGGCTATGGCGGCGGAGTGGAACCGACGCTATCAAAAAATGATGGGAGGATCGATTTTGACTTAG
- the tsf gene encoding translation elongation factor Ts, whose protein sequence is MAEISAKMVKELRDKTGAGMMDCKKALKENDGDMTKAAEWLRQKGIASADKKSGRAATEGIVGSYIHTGGRVGVLVEVNCETDFVARREEFQELVRNIAMQIAACPNVEYVSVDDIPAAMVAKEKEIEMKRDDLGNKPDNIKEKIVQGRIDKRLKELSLVDQPYIRDQNISVEELIKQTISTLGENIKVRRFARFVLGEGLEKEETNFADEVAAQTGGKA, encoded by the coding sequence ATGGCTGAAATCTCTGCAAAGATGGTTAAGGAACTGCGCGATAAAACTGGCGCGGGTATGATGGACTGCAAAAAAGCCCTCAAGGAAAATGATGGCGATATGACTAAAGCCGCCGAATGGCTGCGACAAAAGGGTATCGCTTCCGCTGACAAAAAATCTGGGCGTGCGGCGACTGAAGGGATAGTCGGTAGCTACATTCACACCGGGGGTCGGGTTGGTGTTCTGGTGGAGGTTAACTGCGAAACCGATTTTGTCGCTCGTCGGGAAGAGTTCCAAGAGTTGGTGCGTAATATCGCCATGCAAATTGCGGCTTGTCCTAATGTTGAATATGTCTCGGTGGATGATATCCCCGCTGCTATGGTGGCTAAGGAAAAGGAAATCGAGATGAAACGTGATGATCTCGGTAACAAGCCTGACAACATTAAAGAGAAAATTGTCCAGGGTCGTATTGATAAACGACTCAAAGAGTTGTCTCTGGTAGACCAACCCTATATCCGTGACCAGAATATTTCGGTTGAGGAACTCATTAAGCAGACTATCTCTACTTTGGGCGAAAATATTAAGGTCCGTCGGTTTGCCAGATTTGTCTTGGGTGAAGGTCTGGAAAAAGAAGAGACTAATTTTGCTGATGAAGTGGCTGCCCAAACTGGTGGGAAGGCATAA
- the rpsB gene encoding 30S ribosomal protein S2, whose translation MPVISLADMLESGVHFGHQTRRWNPRMAPYIFTERNGVHIIDLVQTAQLMDDAYDYVRSASEQGKKFLFVGTKRQAAGIIAQEAARCGGYYVNQRWLGGMLTNWVTIKTRVDRLKDLEARENSGQLDYLPKKEAAVLRREMGKLQKYLGGLKGMRRVPDAVIMVDQRREYNAVMECRKLGIPIIALLDTNCDPDLADIHIPANDDAIRAIKLIVGKLADGIYEGRHGVSAVGADDDDYDDADTDYDDEEFGDDYESDDDSDDDSDD comes from the coding sequence ATGCCAGTTATCAGTCTCGCAGATATGCTAGAGTCTGGGGTTCACTTTGGGCATCAGACCCGACGCTGGAACCCTAGAATGGCTCCCTACATTTTCACAGAACGCAACGGCGTTCACATCATTGACCTGGTACAAACCGCTCAATTGATGGATGATGCCTATGATTATGTCAGAAGCGCTTCTGAACAAGGCAAAAAATTCCTGTTTGTGGGAACTAAACGACAGGCTGCTGGTATTATCGCCCAGGAAGCTGCTCGCTGTGGTGGTTATTATGTCAACCAACGATGGTTGGGGGGTATGCTGACCAACTGGGTGACAATTAAAACTCGCGTAGACCGTCTCAAAGACTTGGAAGCGCGAGAAAATAGCGGTCAGTTAGACTATCTCCCCAAAAAAGAGGCGGCGGTTTTGCGTCGCGAAATGGGTAAGCTACAGAAATATTTGGGCGGTCTGAAAGGAATGCGCCGAGTCCCCGATGCCGTGATTATGGTAGACCAACGCCGGGAATATAATGCCGTCATGGAATGCCGGAAATTGGGGATTCCCATTATTGCTCTGTTAGATACTAACTGTGATCCTGACCTGGCTGATATCCATATTCCCGCTAATGATGATGCTATTCGTGCCATTAAGCTGATTGTTGGTAAATTGGCTGATGGTATTTATGAAGGCCGTCACGGGGTATCTGCTGTTGGCGCTGATGATGATGATTACGACGACGCGGATACCGATTACGATGACGAGGAATTTGGTGATGATTATGAGTCTGATGATGACTCTGATGATGACTCTGATGATTAG
- a CDS encoding photosystem I protein PsaX, translating to MRQLDDYSKYCTTGDRLCHRNRDFFRRGDRLTAIALCALIDKNHWNFENMAKKSGGFPYPFRTFWAIVLLGINMVVAGYYFHIIQ from the coding sequence TTGAGACAACTTGACGATTATAGCAAATACTGCACCACTGGCGATCGCCTCTGTCACAGAAATAGAGATTTTTTCAGGAGAGGGGATAGATTAACAGCGATCGCATTGTGTGCTTTAATAGACAAAAATCATTGGAACTTTGAAAATATGGCTAAAAAATCTGGTGGATTTCCCTATCCCTTCCGTACTTTCTGGGCGATCGTCCTGTTAGGAATTAACATGGTGGTGGCTGGCTACTACTTCCATATCATTCAGTAG
- a CDS encoding AAA family ATPase — MEIIIGVSLKAIAMEIQRVILTNFGLFKNLEISLAPTQQNPSNITVFVGKNGAGKSSILTALATSLSWFTARLRTEKGSGNPIPENSILNSANFASIEIEVYDNNHPSENADISNINHQFKWTLAKAQKGRKSPYNSNLNDCTRLANIYRDDLSDNDQTSLPLIAFYPVERVVLDMPLKIRTKHSFKQLDGYDNALNQGVDFRRFFEWFREREDTENESAIPQDFWNEIIPLLQTDSTVWEQLQQLNASAKDRQLTAVRTAISRFMPDLDNLRVRRKPRLYMAIDKNGETLNVAQLSQGEKSLMALVGDIARRLAMLNPALENPLKGDGIVLIDEVDLHLHPSWQRSFCDRLIDTFPNCQFVLTTHSPLIISDCQNILVYTLNNGELQQLPSQYGQDANTVLLDVMDTSIRNETIDTELNNLLDAIQNANLTEAEQLLSQLTEKLHANHLELMKAKLLINKQKSRHAKDS, encoded by the coding sequence GTGGAGATAATAATAGGGGTGAGTTTGAAGGCGATCGCGATGGAAATCCAACGGGTCATCCTCACAAATTTTGGGCTATTTAAAAATCTGGAAATTTCCTTAGCACCCACCCAGCAAAACCCCAGCAATATCACCGTATTCGTGGGCAAAAATGGCGCGGGTAAATCCTCCATTCTCACCGCTTTAGCCACCTCTCTTAGCTGGTTCACTGCTCGTTTACGCACGGAAAAAGGCAGTGGCAACCCTATCCCAGAAAATTCTATACTTAATTCCGCTAATTTTGCCAGCATTGAAATCGAGGTTTATGATAATAATCATCCCTCAGAAAATGCCGACATCAGCAATATTAATCATCAGTTTAAATGGACTTTAGCCAAAGCCCAAAAAGGGCGAAAATCCCCCTATAATAGTAACCTAAACGACTGCACTCGTTTGGCTAATATTTATCGTGATGATCTCAGCGATAATGACCAAACAAGCCTACCTCTAATTGCCTTTTATCCGGTGGAGCGCGTCGTGCTGGATATGCCCCTAAAAATTAGGACTAAGCACAGCTTTAAGCAATTAGATGGCTACGATAACGCCTTAAATCAGGGTGTAGACTTTCGCCGTTTTTTTGAATGGTTTAGAGAAAGAGAAGATACTGAGAATGAATCAGCAATTCCTCAAGACTTTTGGAACGAAATCATACCTCTCTTACAAACCGATTCAACGGTATGGGAGCAATTGCAGCAACTAAATGCCTCCGCTAAAGATAGGCAATTAACGGCAGTTCGCACCGCCATTAGCCGATTTATGCCGGATCTGGACAACCTGAGAGTCCGTCGCAAACCTCGTCTCTATATGGCGATCGACAAAAACGGTGAAACCCTAAATGTCGCCCAACTTTCACAAGGCGAAAAATCTCTGATGGCTCTAGTTGGTGATATTGCTCGCCGTCTAGCTATGCTGAACCCCGCCCTAGAAAATCCTTTAAAAGGTGATGGTATCGTTTTGATTGATGAAGTCGATTTGCATTTACATCCCTCGTGGCAGCGTAGTTTTTGCGATCGCCTCATCGACACTTTTCCTAACTGTCAATTTGTGCTAACAACCCATTCACCTCTTATCATCAGCGACTGTCAAAATATCTTGGTTTACACCTTAAACAATGGTGAATTGCAACAATTGCCTTCCCAGTATGGGCAAGATGCTAATACGGTTTTACTAGATGTCATGGATACCAGTATCCGTAATGAGACCATTGATACTGAACTGAACAATCTGCTAGATGCCATACAAAACGCCAACCTAACCGAGGCTGAACAATTGCTTTCACAATTAACTGAGAAATTGCACGCCAATCATTTAGAATTGATGAAAGCCAAACTCCTGATCAATAAACAAAAATCACGTCATGCGAAAGATTCATAA
- a CDS encoding DUF2281 domain-containing protein: MTAAEKLNQLIQTLPENQIPEVQDFAEFLQQKQLTSIHPIPSGTLTGLRGIAKRPEPAPSDDELQVQPNINRRLGATQHQR, translated from the coding sequence ATGACAGCCGCCGAAAAACTCAATCAACTGATTCAAACCCTTCCAGAAAACCAAATCCCAGAAGTCCAGGACTTCGCCGAATTTCTCCAGCAAAAACAACTCACCTCCATTCATCCTATTCCCTCTGGCACTCTGACTGGACTCCGAGGCATCGCCAAACGTCCCGAACCCGCCCCCAGTGATGATGAACTGCAAGTGCAACCCAACATCAACCGTAGGTTGGGTGCAACCCAACATCAAAGGTAG